The stretch of DNA ATTTGCTAAAGGACAGCATTATTTCACTTCAAAAGTCgcatataattgtaaaatattaagtaCGAAATTTGTGACGCTTCCCAAGCCGTAATTGATTTGGATTTACAAGCACTTTTCATTTTCAGGAAATGAAAACACATCATTTTTCgatgttttttttgtgatttgttcatatttaaaCATTCGTGAAGTTTTCAAGAATCATAACTTTGCGTTTCCTTCATCAGCTTGATACTGGTAAACCACTTTTCTATGAAATTACTGTGAAATAAAACTCGCATGGTACGAAAAGAAGCTCTGTAGAAGGTAACGTTGTGCGTTACGAAGTTACGTTTTTAACAAGTTACAAacagtttttttcttaatttctatatcaattatttatagaacagatatattattttattataacattGACAATGGATGACAGCGAATCCGTGATCAAGATATTTCACTaacaatttcaaattaaattggaatgaaaatgggaaatgtgctaaaaagacaacaacctgaccaaagagctgAGAACAGCCGaatggtcttcaatgcagcgagaaccTCTCAAACATGAAGGTTTGCTTCAATTGACTCCTAAACAAAAGTTACTAGTTCAATGATTATGGACTTCATGTTATACTAAACTTAAGTTAGAATTATCGCAAGTATCtataattgaaaatcatacaagactaacaaaggccagttgatcctgacttgggaccccAGAGAATTTAAGCattacaaatgtaattataagggcCTCAATGAACATGGACAAAACTAATACATAAAGATTTTagacatgaatatataaaaaagaaaatgtggtatgattgccaatgagacaactgtccacaagagaccaaaatgacattaacaactataggtcaccgtacagccttcaacaatgagcaaagcccataccccatagtaatctataaaaggcctcaataagacaatgtaaaacaattcaaacgagaaaactaacggccttatttatataaaaaaaatgaacgaaaaaccaatatgtaacacataaacaaacgattaccactgaattacaggctcctgacttgggacaggcacatacgtaaataatgtggcggggttaaacacgtaagcgggatctcaaccctcccctaacctgggacagtggtataacagtacaacatgagaacaatctataaaaatcagttgaaaaaggtgaactcatcagatggacaaaaatacaagtggaagtgACCTTGAAGCCTTTATGctacattgtatatgtaaaagttttaaagcaataatgaatattatacctgcttgtatttgtttttatttcagcttGATTCCAATCTTTGGTAATGGCTAATACAAGAAGAGGCaaggcatacatgtacatgcatatgtACAATACATGGTTCTCTGTAGCAACTGGATTGTCTATTCACCCCTATAGTTCCACAACAACAATGAAACTCTAGACTACTACATGTATgatgttatgaaaatatttacatatacctACATGTACATCTACATATATGATCAATTTTGAAGATTGTTTATACCAGGTCTAATCATGTCAACTACTAGTACAACAAGGTTTGATTCAGCTTTCTGACAGGAATTATTTATAAACTTGCCAGCAGTTACAACAAATGAATATTATTAATTGAGTTAAAAATTAAGCTCATTTGGACAGTGAAGTGATTTTGACGTGTATTGAAGtagacattaaacatgttaaacgtttcaaattgatATCGAATTATGTGTAAAGCAGCAttgatttatttaagaaattaagaataaagaaatattaaaaacagatgaacaaaatatttgtattaaatttgttgGAATTTTTGTCTTGCCAAAGATGACAGAGTCAAAAAGAGAGGCatgcatgtatatatagttgTGTTGTTTTGTCAGCATGGTtagcatcaacaatgtattacaaaaatgtagtttgtgattgtgtgattaggtctagtttatgggaggtcaatgatatttggtaagcAGTTGTGTTAGCATAGGTATATCTCATTATCAGAATATTTAGCCCCACCCCCTTTGTCATGGTTAATTGACTCTgaaacttagtttacatgtattagtttttgataAGGTCAGTTATTGAGGAACCACTAGTGAATGGTAAATgatatttggtgtgcagttgTATAAACTTTGTcactttcaatttctattgaagatatttggccctgccccctcaatTATTCTCTTTTTACTAGGAAACTTGTGTtactttgaaatttcataaagctTTTGATTATTTTACTATGAGGGAAACCAATCGTCATAAGTCAATGATGATTGCCATGTAGGTGAAGAAGCATTAGTACATTTCAGTTCCATAGAGGATATTTGGTCCTTACCCCTCGGTCATATGCATGATTTATGGACTTTGACTATAATTATAATAGTTTAAGATACCAGTAATCTATGTGttaaggtttgtttaaaggggacaacttatgaaaagtcaatggtatttggtaagcagttgtataagtgttggcacatcttatttccataGGGATTCTTCAGTCCTGTACAATCAGTCATGGATCATTgtctttgaatatattttacatgttaatgcatttctattttaattgtattatttgcattatcaaaataacaaataggcAAAACATGTCTCTGTATTAAAAGCTGATTATAGATAAGacatgtacaattattataaagataaGAATATGTGGAATGATAGCCAATGCAtcataatgagacaactatatatatatccacCAAAATTCTAATGAAGAAAGTAAGCAATTATAGTTAGGCAACCATACAGGCTTCAAAAAATGTTGTATCaacatcaataaaattgagaatggaaatggaaatcaGCATTTATTGTAATATAACTTACAATATACATTACACCACTTCAGATAGTTTCAGCTATGATTTAATGATTGTGCATACAATGTAGGTGCACCAACTGATGCAACTAAAACTGCTAATATGGCATATGCATACTATAGAATATAGTTAAATTAAACCATACACCACTGCTGGGCCccattattgaaattattaatcTGATAAGAATATTCCTTCCATGCAGCTTGTAACTATTAGcaaaacctacatgtatactgcgtagtaagctttaaaagaccaggtaattacaaatgtaaaacaattaaactaCAGCAGCCTGATTTCCCAAATTACTGGGTCCTCAATATGGACAGGCACAATTTTAACTCTTCCCTTACATGTGACAGTGTACAGTATGTGCATAATcgcaaatattaaatattaaaaaaaaataattggacataacttttgaaagtggcaGGATTGGATAGTGAAAACTTTAGGGTACAAGCATTATTCAATACTTGAGAAATAGCcgagaagtctgcatgttgagctatatttacgaatgatgtccttataccgatgataaaatttagtaaatgttttgactagtttgtgatatcgaaaaccctggtgtaataatttttcagtaatacataaatttctctcgttaaaatctaaaatattgttacatacacgagcgaatcgtacaagttgagatatataaacaccgtaaggtggtgacaagggaacgtcaccatctaaaaatggataattaacgataggaaatgaaaaatcatctcttttatcatgaattttagtattcagctttccgttagtgatatagatatcaagatcgaggaaagggcagtggtcattgttagtataagctttatttaaagtaagttcaacaggataaatttctttaatatacatactgaagtcgtcattattgagagccaaaatatcatccaaatatctaaaagtattattaaatttgtttatcagatgttgtttcgatgggtctttgcttatttttgccataaattgtaactcatagcaatacaaaaaacgcgtccgcaataagtggtgcacagttagtcctcattggaattccgataatctgacaatatacggaatccccaaagcgaacaaaaatgttatctaatatgcatagattaccttagccgtatttggcacaactttttgaaattttggatccttaataaaattaacggtaccaattttctttcaccagatgcgcattgcgacaatacatgtctcttcagtgatgctcgtggcaaaacaaatatttgaaatccaaagcttatataaaagatgaagagctataatccaaaaggtccatatagccaaatccgtgaaaggaatcagagctacTGGCTactggctggtgatacccttggggactaaTAGTTAACCAGCAGagttaatgctcttcaactttctacttgtttggctttatacatattttgatatgagcgtcactgatgagtcttatgtagacgaaacgcgcgtctggcgtactacattataatccttgtatctttgataactatttgcaccactgggtcgatggcactgctggtggacgtgtcgtccccgaggttatcaccagcccagtagtcaacatttcggtgttgacatgaatatcaaaaatgtggtcaattttataaatatttttatctgagcgtcactgatgagtcttacatatatgtagacgaaacgcgcgtctggcgtactaaattataatcctggtacctttgataactactgactacaacaataaaaaaaacccttGCCGCATAGTTTGCCATAAGACGCCATTTTACAGAACAGTTCAAAGTAAAGGATATTCTTTTATACCAaattactatttattttttttaacttaaaaaaaaaagaaataaaagatcaCTTTTCATCGTATGAAAATTTTCTTTCCTGTACGTATGCCTTGTCAATTCTTGGTATTTTCCAATTATTGAAATTTTTACCTTCAACTGCGCAGTCAATTCTACAAACAgcttgttttaattaattttttgacATAATTGTGGTTTTGCTTGAAAAGAAATTTGTTAAATATTAACCTGTTAATTCATCTCGAAAGAAATTACATTCCCATCTAGTTTACAAAATAAGTATGATGAAGGTGAAACACGTTATGTTATCAGACATGCCAAAACATAAGTTCATTATTGATCTACTCAAGGAACTACTAAAGGGTCCCAAATAATTTCGGAAAAATTTGTGCTTTGAGCTGAATCTTGACGTAAAATTATTCACGATAAAAGTAAAAGTTCACCAATGTAGGTGAAGCTAATTGCAATTGCAGCCATATGCTGAGTACATCCGGAGCAACGGCAGTTTaccaaagtaaaattaaataatttcattaaGAAGAAACATCAAGCTAAAAATCAAATCGAATGTAACTTCAATTGGAACAAGACTGGGAATACAGACAGAATAAGCTTCTCCTGCTGTGTATTACTCGCCATGCGAATCCATACTCAGTAAAACTTGCCATGCTTTAAATGTTCCCTTTGAAACATACTCAGTATATTCAAGTCAGAAacatgacagttcttatccattcgtttgggtTCTTATCCATTcttttggtgtgtttgagcttttgatttgacCATTTGacaagggactttcctttttgaattttcttcgcagttcactatttttgtgattttacttttttgatagGATACAATCGGTAATTGTACAGATCAGATGACTGTTCTGGTACATGAAACTGCAGATCTTTAAACCACACAATCATGTTGCTTATGATTCAAGAAACAAACACATGTTATTGGTCAACCATTTCGTGATTGTAATGTAACCGTCAAACTTGTGTAGGGCCGATTTATATCGTATCACCGTGTAACGTTGTTAGTTAATTGCTTGTGTAAGGAGAACTCCCATGTGAATAGTGTTAAAAGGGGCAGAAGAACCAAAGGGGAGCATGCCCGATCGTAAAGTATAGGTTGAGACATGTAAACGCcatcaattattttattaataattgaaCTCAACCCTGTTTCTAGACTGTATCTGCGTTTAAATATCTTTGGTATAGAATGAACGGCAAGCAAATGTGCCATTCAGATTGAAGACATCtgttgctttaaaaaagcaaataGATGAAATCATTCACCATGTTGAAGAAAATTCTCAGATCTTCTTTTTCGTTCATTTGCATTATTAGTATAGTCTTTCATTAACTAATTTCAACTTGCGTTATTTTGATTGTGACTCTATCTTAACTGTCTGCGGGACTTTTCAAACGTAAAATGGTAGATGcttacatgtaattaaaagttGAAGTTGAAGTTGAAATTATTGCGCGATGTAATTCTTTGTCTATATCCAGTGGAGGTCTAGAATTCTTTCACCTCTCTCTGTAGAAATCGACCATGTTATAATCGCGTTCAATAATGTTAAAAGATTTATAATCAACTGTTTCCTTTCTAAATTTTGCCAGAACGTATTTTATTAAACTATGCAAAATAAACCCTGCTTGACTAGTGAccttccagaaaaaaaaaccccagagAAGTCGTTCTTGAAAATATACATggttaatttctgcgtcatttgatctcttgtgaagagttggcaagcatgccacatcttctttcttacaTTATATCATAAGATTTCATTGTTGTAACTACTGAGTTGTAATTTGAATGACACTGGTTGTAAAATATCATTTGTGGTATTATAACGGAGACATATATTGGTTATAAATAAAGCCCTAATTACAGTGTTTGCAGGCGGTACATTTATAGCATCGTTACAATGTGctctatttatatttattcgtTAAGAAAATATGACCTGGCTTGTTTATCTCTTTTGCTATTAAATCAATCTAAAATCGTTATTATTACAGTGGATTACTGTCAATTATTATTAGTATCATTGTATGGAAGAAGATAATTAACCGTAGATAGAATACTTTGCGAACGTTAAACCCGATCTGATATTGTTATAGAAGTTTAAAGACTTTTCCgattgaaatgaaatgaaattgtcTGACCGCAGCATAAACTTATTCCCTAGGTAATAATTGATTATAATATTAAATCTAAAAACTGTCACAGAGTTTTAGTGGTAAAGTTCCGAGTAAAAGTTCGCAATCAAATACGTACACCTTGTACAAACATTTTGTCATACCCCTCTTTCTCTATCTCCAGCGTTGTTGGCGTCTTTGATAAATTTGATTGCgtgttatttatttttcagtcaGTTGTGTTGCATGTTTTTGTCGTATGTTTTCACTTTTTTGGCGTTGTATTTCTATGATGTCTGATAGGGTTGATCACCTAATGTTGGCATTATAACGGCGTTATAAACAAATGGGGAATATTCTACTACTAATTATATTGCATTTTCCCCCCTGAAAAAGTCTGTACCATGTcggaaatatgacagttgttttcactCTTTTCGTTGTTTGATAAGGTTTGATTTTTTGGGGAATTTACCTTTGACTTCGGTAAATACCTTTTTTTCACCATAATCAGACATAGTCAAGTTATTGTATAATTGTTCTAATTAAAACTTCATGTGTCATGTGCTGTTGTGAAGTACTTTTTGGTGTCTTAGTTTAGTAAAATACGTTCAACTCACCAAGTGCATCGTACTAACAACGATAACAGTTACATGTTGTTGCATGATAAGTTTGAAGAAATAAATCCTTCATTACAGCGTTATTAATGTCTTAATGCATCATAGGGAAAAAAATACGAACAGGAAGTGATAATACATATTTACTGTAAATATTGCATGATAGATGGTTAGTAATTTAGATATTAATCTTAGCTtagtattttatttgtatatgtagtgaggaaaaaatattttgacaaaagttaaagataccaaagggacactacACATTTATGCCATATACATATGTTTCTTTTAATTCGAACAAATTTAGTTAAACATCTTGTATGATGATTTGGTAGGTTTCATGGTGACCCTATCGTCTCGAGCCCGGAAATTCATTGTTTTATACCAAGGGTGGATCAAACCAAATCACAAACCTGTGTCTGGGACAGGTGCACTGTTGCCTTGTAAACCATCGCCAATATAGGGTATCGTTTGATTACTTTTAGTACAGTTATATCTATATCCAAATAAAATTGTATCGTCTTTGATATACATCGAAGGCTGAATAGGGGCCTTAAGTTGCTTAAATTTAATTCATGTGGACGTTGTTGAggtgtctcattgccaatcaaaCAAAAACTGTAGTTCCATTCCAAGTAACAGATCTATTAAGAAACTGACAAACAGCATAGCCAAAGAGCCACCCACAATACTGTTCACCCAATGTGTTTATGGAATATGGTTTCTGCAATATTTTAACATCAATAATGTGTACCGATACAATGTAACAAACAGGGTTTTCCTCCTACACCATATAAGGCTTACTAGTGTATAGGCGACATTATAGTGATACACGCGTGAATTACACTCCAGTCTACATTCAAATTTTAAAGGATTGTCTTCTGATGGTTCCTTAGACATCATGTCCTGTGCATGAAGCAAGGCAAACCAGTTATGTAATACTGCTAAACAAACCAATGACAATTCGATATGTCATAAACAGCTACTCATCAAAGGTCAATCTGAACCCTATACATGGATAACAGCTACCTAATCAAAATCCTAGAAGATCAAAAATAATTGTCTTTTGATTATAATTGAGAATATTCCGACGGAGTTTTGAGATGGAAACCAAGATGCGTAGAATAAGACAGTGTCACTGTAGCAACTTCAAAGAGGCGAAACTGTACAGCAATGCGAGCTTTAATTAGATTTTTAAAGTCCATTACTTGGGACGGGAAATCTTGTCTAACAAAATATGGAGCATATCACAACATGGAAACACAAGATGAGCTGCAGTCTCACACACACAGTTAAGCTTTCTCGAAGGTTTATTTCTGACAATGGATCACGAAACAGCATGAGGGACAATAGGCAGCATGACAGATATATGCTTATATTTAGCCAAGTTCAATTGAAAAAACATATAATGAACCTTATGCATTTATCCTTTAATGCGATCAAGCTAAGCGGAAATGACTGCGATATAATCATTCAGCAAAATTTATTTGAATAGGAACACTATTTTTCATTGGTTCATTCAAACCGTCTACCTTAAAATAATTTATTCAGTCCTGCTCAGATAAACTGCACATATACGTATTAAATTCATACCCAGTAAAACGAATGTTGATCTGCACCAGTGGGGGTATTAGTTGACACTGTTTTTCAAATCTAAAATATGTAGAACCATAGAAGAAAACAAAAGGTCATTGTTCATACCtagttttatgaatatatttttatttatagtttCCATGCACTATCAATAAGAGTATAAGCTTATATCAAGTAAATGCGATTGCACTTTTCATCTcggactttttttttatgtactaaAAGGCAACACCAACCAAACTTCAACAGACCTTCAAATCATGCGTTATAGTACATTCCAGTTGTTTCTCTGAATAATATTGCTTTTACTTATGGTTTCACAATACAAATGCATTGTTACGCGTTACTATTCTTATACTAGCTTTTTCAGATGAATGTAGCGAAAAGCGCATTGTTCTATACTGTTTATTGATTATATGTTTTTGCTTGTTGTTTATTCGATGCATTTTCTAAGCATGTGGTCgagattttataagatatttagAATTCATGATGTTTCGATAAAAACTTACGGCAATCAAGTTGGATAATACATGATAAATTGTGCCATTTCTCACCTTTTTAAATTAAACAGTGGACATATTAATTTGGAAAGAGAAGAATTGCTCTTCTATTCATCCACATTCATTTATAGATTTTAAATGCAgataatatgttatttttgtatgaaaacacatttaaaaaaaatggtattccAAAGCAACCcgatgcatttctaaacatttaaAAGCAAAATTCAATTGAAAGATTTAATAATGACAAAGGTTAACAACGTTATTACAAAAGAGACCTGAACATACAGGATTATTTCCTATTATAAACACAAAAAATACAAACCATAGGAAAGCACACTGTTCCATGGAATAAATTTGGATACTTAATGAGCATTTTCCAAATTTGAGCAAATAAAAAATCACGCAATATCATCATCGATAGATGTTTCTAAATATGGCCTGACGTCTGGCTCCGGCATATTACTGACTTCTTTCATATCTTGCATTTCAAATTCATAAAATTCCGTTGACGGTAGAATAGGCTCAGTATGAGCATGAGGCATACCGTTAATTTGATAACAGTCAAGTTCCTGTTCTTGTTCATCGTTAGCATGTAAAATTATTGAATCACCGTGCTCATGACGGTGATGATGGTGGTTATGATTGAGATCCTGCATAATGCTAGACTCTTGATGGCTATGGTGACGAATTCCACTATGGGAATGTCCTGAATGAGTACAGTGTCCTCGACCGTGGTGATGGTGACCGGAATGTTTGTGAGAAGATGAAGATGAACCTTTTCGGTGAACCCCAGCAATTACATAATTTGTGTTCCCGTTACAATGTCCATTATTATGAACTGGAAGTTCAAATACATAACCTTCGCTTTGATCTGAAAACATGTCGTCATGACCGGCAGTCATTGTTACACTCTCACTGAAGTCATACAGTTCATCATTAAAGTGAGATGACATACTGTCATATTTTCTAGTCTTTTGTTTCCCTCTCCAGTGTATCGACGATGGCCATcgtaataacaaaataacaaacacaaTCATGGAAAGAGCCAGCACTGCACCTATACTACTTCCAATAGAAACGGGGATATGCCAACTTCGCGTTGAAGCGTCAACACATTTTTGTAAGGTTGCTGTATCGTTTCTCAACATCATTAAACATATTCTATAATAAGTGTCAGCTACTAAATTGTGAACGGTGTAAGAATGGATAGTTGGTGACAGGTGAGGTCCATACTGGATGTAGGAACTAGCAATCTTCTGG from Mytilus galloprovincialis chromosome 2, xbMytGall1.hap1.1, whole genome shotgun sequence encodes:
- the LOC143064434 gene encoding uncharacterized protein LOC143064434, whose product is MILEILETMASTEKLPIYIDAVEVSSTSTSSVEILWRANPDTVSNVLGYRVHYQKIASSYIQYGPHLSPTIHSYTVHNLVADTYYRICLMMLRNDTATLQKCVDASTRSWHIPVSIGSSIGAVLALSMIVFVILLLRWPSSIHWRGKQKTRKYDSMSSHFNDELYDFSESVTMTAGHDDMFSDQSEGYVFELPVHNNGHCNGNTNYVIAGVHRKGSSSSSHKHSGHHHHGRGHCTHSGHSHSGIRHHSHQESSIMQDLNHNHHHHRHEHGDSIILHANDEQEQELDCYQINGMPHAHTEPILPSTEFYEFEMQDMKEVSNMPEPDVRPYLETSIDDDIA